The genomic segment TTCTTTTAATTAGCTTAGTATAAATACCATAATTACTTTCCCCGCCATGTATTCTAAAAAAATTTTCAAGCGTTTGTGTTTGCGATTGCAAATAGACTGATACATTCTTTTCTCCGTCGGTAGGAATTTCCTTTCTTCCATCTGTTCGAGTTGTTTTACATTCAGCGATATCAGCTTCTGGATATTTCTTGATTGCGTTAATTAATGTTTCATACATATTTAACTGAATCCAATCATCGCTATCAACGAATCCAATCAATTCACCATTTGCAATTGCCAATCCAGCATTTCTTGCAGCACCCGCACCTGCGTTCTTTTGATGTATAACAACAACTCTATCATCCTTTGCTTTCCATTCATCGCACATGCTTGAAGATCTGTCTTTAGAACCGTCATCAATTAATATAACTTCTATGTTCTTGTATGTTTGATTTAAGACTGATTCCATACATCTTCCTAAATACTGCTCGACATTATACACAGGAATAATGATACTTATCTTAGGATCTGGACCTAATATTGATTTGTTCATAAATATGTTCGCTCCTATTCTAGAACATCAACTCTATCATCAATTATTTTTTCAAAGATGAAATCAAGTCAATTATCTCCATATACGAAGTTTTTCTATCAAACTTCATTTCCGCTAGCAGTCGTGCATTATTTCCGTATGATACGCGCATTTCTTCGGACGAGAACATCTTATTAATAGCGTTTGCCAATTCATTTGGGATCTCAGCCGGAACATTTATTCCAACAACATTATCATTTATTAATGTACAGCACTCTT from the Blautia wexlerae DSM 19850 genome contains:
- a CDS encoding glycosyltransferase family 2 protein, whose translation is MNKSILGPDPKISIIIPVYNVEQYLGRCMESVLNQTYKNIEVILIDDGSKDRSSSMCDEWKAKDDRVVVIHQKNAGAGAARNAGLAIANGELIGFVDSDDWIQLNMYETLINAIKKYPEADIAECKTTRTDGRKEIPTDGEKNVSVYLQSQTQTLENFFRIHGGESNYGIYTKLIKRKVLDQFKFVEGTISEDVMASYYFYTHCEKVVKIDKKLYNYFQNQEGVTRKSVSKRDLEYIDAFERIHKDVKKKWPELAEYSQINYARANFTILGKMKLCGYDKADVNLTCEFAKMKKIVRQNFKKLLFWKMSVSRKILLIWVCI